A window from Flavobacterium gyeonganense encodes these proteins:
- a CDS encoding GNAT family N-acetyltransferase, whose protein sequence is MNGIFQHPKNTILKYTENNTIIGSVLLVKKEHQLYLGMLTVSPELQNSGIGKKLLAEAENYAKSLDLSSIIMTVISVRQELIAWYKRHGYVDTGEREAFPESGIHVTVSDEPLEFIYLEKTI, encoded by the coding sequence ATGAATGGAATCTTTCAGCATCCAAAAAACACGATTCTGAAATATACTGAGAACAATACCATTATCGGTTCGGTTTTATTGGTGAAAAAAGAGCATCAATTGTATTTAGGAATGCTGACGGTTTCACCTGAACTTCAAAACAGCGGGATCGGCAAAAAGCTTTTGGCTGAAGCCGAAAATTATGCTAAATCTTTGGACTTATCGAGTATTATCATGACCGTTATTTCGGTTCGTCAGGAGCTTATTGCATGGTATAAACGCCATGGGTATGTAGATACGGGCGAGCGTGAGGCTTTTCCTGAGAGTGGTATTCATGTTACGGTTTCTGATGAGCCTTTGGAGTTTATTTATTTGGAGAAAACTATATAA
- a CDS encoding MFS transporter — protein sequence MSSISTNQPLSSLNIFSGKGVQMRTFHITWLTFFFCFFAWFGMASLMPIAKEQLHLTKDQLGNIQIASVSATIIARLLIGRLVDKFGPRIIYTWLLLICSVPVLLIGISQSYESFLFFRLAIGVIGASFVITQFHTSVMFAPSIKGTANATAGGFGNAGAGLANITMPLIAAGFVGLGVCTKEDSWRYAMIVPGVLLLVFAFLYFRFTKDLPNGNYKELGIETSNKENTFMLAVKDYRTWVLTIAYAACFGVEITIDNFAPIYFTDTFGASLKTAGICAGIFGLINLFARPLGGIVADKVGKRYGFSGKNLLLALLLLVEGVGVIFFGMTNQLGVAIFLMFLFGMSLKMANGATYSLVPFVNPKAVGSVAGIVGAGGNIGAMLIAFLFKAKAVKFTKDVIDESGVSQTKDLIDYTSAFYVLGFIILVTGFVVLAIKLLVKDKEEEKLPAAVNLAYQTVKS from the coding sequence ATGAGTTCAATTTCAACAAATCAACCGCTTTCAAGTTTAAACATTTTTAGTGGCAAAGGAGTTCAGATGCGTACCTTCCACATTACATGGTTAACGTTTTTCTTTTGCTTTTTTGCATGGTTTGGTATGGCATCGCTTATGCCCATCGCCAAAGAGCAATTGCACCTGACAAAAGACCAATTAGGTAACATTCAGATTGCGTCGGTATCGGCAACCATTATCGCCAGATTATTAATAGGCCGATTAGTCGATAAATTTGGACCAAGAATAATTTATACCTGGTTATTACTGATTTGCTCCGTACCAGTATTATTGATTGGCATTTCACAATCGTATGAAAGTTTTCTGTTTTTTAGATTGGCTATTGGAGTTATTGGTGCTTCTTTTGTGATCACACAGTTTCATACTTCAGTAATGTTTGCGCCGTCCATTAAAGGAACTGCCAATGCTACAGCAGGAGGATTCGGTAATGCAGGTGCCGGTTTAGCTAATATTACCATGCCTCTTATTGCAGCCGGATTCGTGGGATTAGGAGTATGTACTAAGGAAGACAGCTGGAGATATGCTATGATTGTTCCCGGAGTACTATTATTGGTTTTTGCTTTTTTATATTTCCGATTTACCAAAGATTTGCCAAATGGTAATTATAAAGAGCTTGGAATAGAAACATCCAATAAAGAAAATACCTTTATGCTGGCTGTAAAAGACTACCGTACCTGGGTTTTGACCATTGCTTATGCAGCTTGTTTTGGAGTTGAGATTACGATTGATAATTTTGCCCCGATTTATTTTACAGATACTTTTGGTGCTAGTTTGAAAACGGCAGGAATCTGCGCAGGGATTTTTGGATTAATCAATCTTTTTGCAAGACCATTAGGCGGAATCGTTGCCGACAAAGTAGGTAAGAGATATGGTTTTTCAGGGAAAAATTTATTGCTTGCATTACTGCTTCTTGTAGAAGGTGTAGGTGTTATTTTCTTTGGAATGACAAATCAGTTAGGGGTTGCTATCTTTTTAATGTTCTTGTTTGGAATGAGTTTAAAAATGGCAAATGGAGCAACTTATAGTCTTGTACCCTTCGTAAATCCAAAGGCGGTAGGTAGTGTTGCCGGAATTGTAGGAGCAGGCGGAAATATTGGGGCGATGTTGATTGCTTTCCTGTTCAAAGCGAAAGCGGTTAAATTTACTAAAGATGTGATTGACGAAAGCGGAGTATCACAAACCAAGGATTTGATTGATTACACAAGTGCTTTTTATGTATTGGGATTCATTATTCTGGTAACAGGATTTGTAGTTTTGGCTATAAAACTTTTAGTTAAAGATAAGGAAGAAGAAAAATTACCTGCAGCTGTAAATTTAGCTTATCAAACAGTAAAATCTTAA
- a CDS encoding P-loop ATPase, Sll1717 family: MSETGFFAYGSQYSSSGECIEEAIEQINKSGEAKITSWTNLRNSGRFIINEVLDEIDSSDFFCCDLTGLNDNVLFELGYALARRKPIFIINDVSYEDSYKKYRELDLLSTLGYKKYTKTHGIVNGFFDERPYDPIGNIWDDLTKTITPEKDTKAILVLTSQIETNYNLEILNQIDYFNLPKIVDDASENANLPLSWYIQKLHSVPAVLIQFSSQTRMGHEIHNSKCALVAGMAVGLGLKVQLLAEKPYSTPLDYRDLLKKFSNRQECSVIVKEYLVDLQKEIASLLINERERIDTRKKLSELQNLDFGEAIAEHESNKLYQYYVDTSHTQQLIKNEYNIVVGRKGTGKTATLYYLYEDLTRDRRNHVVLIKPINFEVDGLIALMEESNNEFEKGFLIETVWKFLIYSQIAKSLYDQIKEKPLFALSENENKYIYFIELNETIFLTDFSTRLEEQIKKLRENEINKIGSGNNNEFRLKVAEILHDGVFNEMKDFFGILIPKNHKLIVLIDNLDKSWKKDARLNILSRYILGLLGVSGRIFKELSYIKSIQTSLSFHLTIFSTQ, encoded by the coding sequence ATGTCAGAAACAGGTTTTTTTGCATATGGAAGTCAATATTCATCAAGTGGCGAATGTATTGAAGAAGCTATTGAGCAAATTAATAAAAGTGGAGAAGCAAAAATTACTTCTTGGACAAATTTAAGAAATTCTGGCCGTTTTATAATTAATGAAGTGCTCGATGAGATAGATAGTAGTGACTTCTTTTGTTGTGATTTAACAGGTCTTAATGATAATGTACTATTTGAGCTCGGGTATGCATTAGCTCGAAGAAAGCCAATATTCATAATTAATGATGTTTCTTATGAAGATTCGTATAAAAAGTATAGAGAGTTAGATTTACTTAGCACTCTAGGTTATAAAAAGTATACTAAGACCCATGGAATAGTTAATGGTTTCTTTGACGAACGTCCATATGATCCTATTGGAAATATTTGGGATGATTTGACAAAGACAATTACTCCAGAAAAAGACACGAAAGCAATTCTCGTATTAACTAGTCAAATTGAAACCAATTATAATCTTGAAATATTAAACCAAATTGATTATTTTAATCTGCCTAAAATAGTTGATGACGCAAGTGAAAATGCTAATTTGCCCTTAAGTTGGTATATTCAAAAATTGCATTCCGTACCAGCAGTTTTAATACAATTTTCTTCTCAGACCAGAATGGGGCATGAGATACATAATTCTAAATGCGCTTTAGTTGCTGGAATGGCTGTTGGTTTAGGATTAAAAGTTCAATTACTTGCAGAAAAACCATATAGTACTCCACTTGATTATAGGGATCTATTGAAAAAATTTAGTAATAGACAGGAATGTTCAGTTATAGTCAAAGAATATTTAGTTGATTTACAAAAAGAAATTGCTTCACTTCTGATAAATGAAAGAGAAAGAATAGACACACGAAAAAAATTAAGTGAGCTGCAAAATTTAGATTTCGGGGAAGCAATAGCTGAACATGAAAGCAATAAGCTCTATCAATATTATGTAGATACATCTCATACTCAACAACTAATTAAAAATGAATATAATATAGTAGTTGGTAGAAAAGGAACAGGTAAAACAGCAACACTATATTATTTATATGAAGATTTGACCCGAGATCGTAGAAATCATGTTGTTTTGATTAAACCTATAAATTTTGAAGTGGATGGTTTGATTGCTCTTATGGAAGAATCTAATAATGAATTTGAAAAGGGATTTTTGATAGAAACTGTTTGGAAATTTTTAATTTATTCGCAAATAGCAAAATCATTATATGATCAAATTAAAGAGAAACCTCTTTTTGCTTTGTCTGAAAACGAAAATAAATATATTTATTTTATAGAGCTAAATGAAACAATTTTTCTTACTGATTTTTCTACGAGATTGGAAGAACAAATTAAAAAGCTTAGAGAAAATGAAATCAATAAAATTGGAAGTGGTAATAATAATGAATTTAGACTAAAAGTTGCTGAGATTCTTCATGATGGTGTATTTAATGAAATGAAAGATTTTTTTGGAATATTAATACCAAAAAATCATAAACTTATAGTTTTGATTGACAATCTAGATAAATCGTGGAAGAAAGATGCACGATTGAATATTTTAAGTAGATACATTTTAGGTTTACTTGGTGTGTCAGGGCGAATATTTAAAGAGCTTTCTTATATAAAATCTATTCAGACAAGTTTATCATTTCATCTTACAATTTTTTCTACGCAGTGA
- a CDS encoding P-loop ATPase, Sll1717 family encodes MQLVAREPDKIEVSRLKWDDSEILIRIIEERFIELSNNKYDRNQLFEKFFINEIGGVPTKEFIINSIFPRPRDLIYFCKSCKDIAVSRGHEIIQEADVLFAYREYSSWVFKSLLVENNILNKQMEDFLFELVGGSPIINEVMIRQFMENSEIPIVTEEDVEKFIDNLVDLTILGREVRTNEFQFEYDVENFKKIKTMSNKLNSKRYKIHNALLPFLECDMRA; translated from the coding sequence ATACAACTTGTTGCTCGTGAGCCAGATAAGATTGAGGTTTCAAGATTGAAGTGGGATGATTCTGAAATATTAATTAGAATTATTGAAGAAAGATTTATAGAATTAAGCAATAATAAATATGATAGAAATCAACTTTTTGAAAAATTCTTTATTAATGAAATTGGAGGTGTACCAACAAAAGAGTTTATTATCAATTCAATTTTCCCAAGACCTCGTGATCTAATTTATTTTTGTAAAAGTTGTAAAGATATTGCGGTTTCTAGAGGTCATGAAATTATACAAGAAGCTGATGTTTTATTTGCTTATAGGGAGTATTCAAGTTGGGTTTTCAAATCACTATTAGTTGAAAACAATATCTTAAATAAACAAATGGAGGACTTTCTTTTTGAGTTAGTTGGAGGAAGTCCTATAATTAATGAGGTTATGATACGTCAATTTATGGAAAATTCTGAAATACCAATTGTTACTGAAGAAGATGTTGAAAAATTTATAGATAATTTAGTGGATTTAACGATATTAGGTAGAGAGGTTAGAACAAATGAATTTCAGTTTGAATATGATGTTGAAAATTTTAAAAAAATTAAAACGATGTCAAATAAGCTGAATTCAAAAAGATATAAAATTCATAATGCTTTGTTGCCTTTTCTTGAATGTGATATGAGAGCTTAA
- the thrC gene encoding threonine synthase, giving the protein MKYYSLNHNAPKVSFQEAVIQGLASDKGLYFPENITPLDPSFFDKIESLSHEEIAFEAIKQFVGDEIPAAKLKEIIADTLVFDFPVVKVENGIYSLELFHGPTMAFKDVGARFMSRCLGYFNKDKKDAKNTVLVATSGDTGGAVASGFLGVDGVDVVILYPSGKVSDIQEKQLTTLGQNIKALEVDGVFDDCQDMVKKAFLDETLAHKNLTSANSINIARWLPQMFYFFFAYKALKSQNKPLVFSCPSGNFGNICAGIMAKKLGLPIEHFVASTNVNDTVPRFLENGKYDPKPSKATISNAMDVGNPSNFIRIQELYNNDLKAFEKDFSSYSYTDEETLVALKNIYNTDGYIAEPHGAVGYLGLKKELEKHPNAIGIFLETAHPIKFLDVVEPALGITLPIPAQIESVINEEKVSVKIKSYEELKDFLG; this is encoded by the coding sequence ATGAAATACTACAGTTTAAACCATAATGCCCCAAAAGTTTCGTTTCAGGAAGCAGTAATACAAGGATTAGCGAGTGATAAAGGACTATATTTCCCGGAAAACATCACACCTTTAGATCCTTCTTTTTTTGATAAAATCGAAAGCTTAAGCCACGAAGAAATTGCTTTTGAAGCGATAAAACAATTCGTTGGAGACGAAATACCTGCAGCAAAACTAAAAGAAATCATCGCTGATACTTTAGTTTTTGATTTCCCAGTTGTGAAAGTCGAAAACGGAATCTATTCATTAGAATTATTCCACGGACCTACAATGGCGTTTAAAGACGTTGGAGCGCGATTTATGTCACGTTGTCTGGGTTATTTCAACAAAGATAAAAAAGATGCTAAAAACACGGTTTTAGTAGCGACTTCCGGAGATACAGGCGGAGCAGTTGCAAGCGGATTTTTAGGCGTTGACGGCGTTGATGTTGTCATTTTATATCCGTCAGGAAAAGTGAGCGATATTCAGGAAAAACAATTGACTACTTTAGGGCAAAACATTAAAGCACTTGAAGTTGACGGTGTTTTTGATGATTGTCAGGATATGGTAAAAAAAGCGTTTTTAGATGAAACTTTGGCGCATAAAAACCTGACTTCTGCGAATTCTATTAATATTGCACGCTGGTTGCCGCAAATGTTTTATTTCTTCTTTGCTTACAAAGCGTTGAAAAGCCAAAACAAACCATTAGTTTTCTCTTGCCCAAGCGGCAACTTCGGGAATATCTGCGCCGGAATTATGGCAAAGAAATTAGGTTTACCAATTGAGCATTTTGTTGCATCTACAAACGTAAACGACACGGTACCAAGATTCTTAGAAAACGGAAAATACGACCCGAAACCTTCTAAAGCGACAATCTCGAACGCTATGGATGTTGGAAACCCAAGCAACTTTATCAGGATTCAGGAATTGTACAATAATGACCTGAAAGCTTTCGAAAAAGACTTCTCTTCTTATAGTTATACTGATGAAGAAACTTTAGTTGCTCTAAAAAATATTTATAACACAGATGGTTATATCGCAGAACCTCATGGCGCTGTTGGCTATTTAGGTTTGAAAAAAGAACTGGAAAAACACCCTAACGCTATTGGTATTTTCTTAGAAACGGCACATCCTATTAAGTTTTTAGATGTTGTTGAACCTGCTTTAGGAATTACACTTCCTATTCCTGCTCAAATTGAGAGCGTTATTAATGAGGAGAAAGTTAGTGTTAAGATTAAGAGTTATGAGGAGTTGAAGGATTTCTTGGGGTAA
- a CDS encoding homoserine kinase, protein MKEIKLFCPATIANLSCGFDVLGLCLDNAGDEMIVRKSDQKGVRITKIVGADLPLETEKNVSGVAALAMLATLDELDFGFEIEIYKNIKAGSGIGSSAASSAGAVFGINELLGRPYSRKDLVQFAMQGEKLASGNAHADNVAPALLGGFTLVRSYAPLDIIRIDSPEELFATVVHPQIELKTSDARSVLKQTVSLKSAIMQWGNVGGLVAGLYTKDYELIGRSLHDEIVEPLRSVLIPGFDQIKQTAYENGALGSGISGSGPSIFALSRGKETAEKIAKAMSEVYEKMHLPYEIHVSKINPDGVRVL, encoded by the coding sequence ATGAAAGAAATAAAACTATTTTGCCCGGCCACTATCGCAAACCTCTCATGCGGATTTGACGTGCTTGGACTTTGCCTGGACAATGCGGGTGATGAAATGATTGTTCGAAAATCAGATCAAAAAGGCGTTCGGATTACTAAAATCGTGGGTGCTGATTTACCTCTTGAAACAGAGAAAAACGTTTCGGGTGTAGCGGCTTTGGCAATGTTGGCAACTTTGGACGAGCTGGACTTTGGATTTGAAATCGAAATTTATAAAAATATCAAAGCCGGAAGCGGAATCGGAAGCAGTGCCGCCAGTTCTGCCGGAGCGGTTTTCGGAATCAATGAATTATTGGGAAGACCATATTCCCGTAAAGATTTGGTTCAGTTTGCCATGCAGGGCGAAAAATTAGCCAGCGGAAATGCGCATGCTGATAACGTTGCTCCTGCCCTTTTAGGCGGATTTACGTTGGTAAGAAGCTACGCACCTCTTGACATCATAAGAATTGACAGTCCGGAAGAATTGTTCGCAACAGTGGTTCATCCGCAGATTGAATTGAAGACTTCTGACGCCCGTTCGGTATTGAAACAAACCGTTTCGCTGAAAAGCGCGATTATGCAATGGGGAAATGTGGGCGGATTAGTCGCTGGTCTTTACACCAAAGATTACGAATTAATTGGACGTTCGCTTCATGACGAAATCGTAGAGCCTTTAAGAAGTGTTTTAATTCCGGGTTTTGATCAAATCAAACAAACGGCTTACGAAAACGGCGCTTTAGGTTCCGGAATTTCAGGTTCTGGCCCGTCGATTTTCGCTTTAAGCAGAGGAAAAGAAACTGCCGAAAAAATCGCAAAAGCCATGAGCGAGGTTTACGAGAAGATGCATTTGCCGTATGAAATTCACGTTTCGAAAATTAATCCGGATGGTGTACGCGTTTTGTAA
- the thrA gene encoding bifunctional aspartate kinase/homoserine dehydrogenase I, translated as MKVLKFGGTSVANAQNIKLVLEIVKQKAEKDKLVVVVSALSKVTDLLQLAAAKAAENDESFRDVVAEIEKKHLDTLKELIPVSEQSSLLSHIKRIINHLETLLDGCFLLGELSPRTADTVLSFGELLSSFIIAQAYQQIDKNAVYKDSRELIKTNADFGKAVVNFEISNVLIQEYFSGNDSKITILPGFIAQTLDGITSTLGRGGSDYTAAIIAGALDAEQLEIWTDVNGMFTANPKIVKQAQPIAAISYQEAMELSHFGAKVLYPPTIQPVLRKNIPILIKNTFEPEAEGTLITNQAPSNGAAVRGISHIDNISLLTLEGPGMIGVSGSSKRLFEVLSHEKINVIFITQASSEHSICIGILNSDADNAEEAINKAFEVEILQNKIDPCIVEKDLCIIALVGENMKNHQGLSGRMFSTLGKNNVNIRAIAQGASERNISAVINERDVKKALNTLHENFFEENTKQLNLFVMGVGNVGEKFIEQIHSQKKFLKEVLKINVRVIALSNSRKMVFDEDGISLKDWQATLEKGEPAIPTEFIARAKELNLRNSIFVDITANASVSEMYEKFLKESIAVVTCNKIACSSAYDNYKKLKSLSRQYNAPFLFETNVGAGLPIIDTVKNLIASGDKVHKIQAVLSGSLNFIFNNFDENNSFHDVVKEAGVQGFTEPDPKIDLSGIDVARKILILIRESGYEMDIDAIANESFLPAECLATTNNDDFFASLIKHSAHFENIYKEALSKDSRLKYVAQFEKGKASVGLQFIPKDHPFYNLEGKDNIVLFYTDRYVDQPLLIKGAGAGAAVTASGIFADVIRIGNI; from the coding sequence ATGAAAGTATTAAAATTTGGCGGAACTTCGGTTGCCAATGCGCAAAATATAAAACTCGTTCTCGAAATAGTTAAACAAAAAGCTGAAAAGGACAAGCTCGTTGTAGTAGTTTCCGCATTAAGCAAAGTAACTGATCTGTTACAACTGGCTGCAGCAAAAGCAGCTGAAAATGATGAAAGCTTCAGGGATGTTGTTGCTGAAATCGAGAAAAAACACCTTGACACCTTAAAAGAACTTATTCCGGTTAGCGAACAAAGCAGTTTGCTAAGCCATATCAAAAGAATCATCAACCATCTGGAAACCTTATTGGATGGATGCTTTTTATTGGGGGAATTATCGCCAAGAACGGCTGATACCGTTTTGAGTTTCGGTGAATTGCTTTCTTCTTTCATTATTGCACAGGCATACCAGCAAATCGATAAAAATGCCGTTTATAAAGACAGCCGTGAGTTGATTAAAACAAATGCTGATTTTGGTAAAGCGGTTGTGAATTTTGAAATTTCGAATGTTTTGATTCAGGAATATTTCTCAGGAAATGATTCAAAAATCACTATTTTACCTGGATTCATTGCGCAGACCCTAGACGGAATCACTTCTACTCTAGGCCGTGGCGGTTCTGATTATACGGCTGCTATTATCGCGGGAGCGCTTGATGCAGAACAACTGGAAATCTGGACTGATGTAAACGGAATGTTTACTGCAAATCCAAAAATCGTAAAACAGGCACAGCCGATTGCTGCAATTTCGTATCAGGAAGCAATGGAATTGTCTCATTTTGGTGCGAAAGTGTTGTATCCGCCAACCATTCAGCCAGTTTTAAGAAAAAATATTCCGATTTTAATCAAAAATACTTTTGAACCGGAAGCAGAAGGAACTTTAATCACAAATCAGGCACCTTCAAACGGGGCAGCTGTAAGAGGAATCAGCCATATTGACAACATTTCATTATTGACACTTGAAGGTCCGGGAATGATTGGAGTTTCAGGTTCTTCAAAACGTTTGTTTGAAGTATTGTCACACGAAAAAATCAACGTTATATTTATTACTCAGGCATCTTCTGAGCATTCAATTTGTATCGGAATCCTGAATTCGGATGCTGATAATGCCGAAGAAGCGATCAATAAGGCTTTCGAAGTGGAGATTTTACAAAACAAAATAGATCCGTGTATTGTTGAAAAAGACCTTTGCATCATTGCTTTAGTTGGTGAAAACATGAAAAACCACCAGGGTCTGAGCGGGAGAATGTTCAGCACTTTAGGAAAAAACAATGTAAATATCCGTGCGATTGCTCAGGGTGCTTCTGAAAGAAATATCTCTGCCGTGATCAATGAAAGAGATGTCAAAAAAGCACTGAATACTTTACATGAAAACTTCTTTGAAGAAAATACCAAACAGCTGAATTTATTCGTAATGGGTGTTGGAAATGTGGGTGAAAAATTCATCGAACAGATTCACAGCCAGAAGAAATTCTTAAAAGAGGTGCTAAAAATCAATGTTCGCGTGATTGCTTTGTCGAACTCCAGAAAAATGGTTTTTGACGAAGACGGAATTTCATTAAAAGACTGGCAGGCTACTTTAGAAAAAGGAGAACCAGCTATTCCAACAGAATTCATCGCACGTGCAAAAGAACTGAATTTACGTAACAGTATTTTCGTAGACATTACAGCAAATGCAAGCGTTTCTGAAATGTATGAGAAATTCTTAAAAGAAAGCATTGCCGTTGTAACCTGCAACAAAATTGCGTGTTCTTCTGCTTACGATAATTATAAAAAACTAAAAAGCTTATCACGCCAATACAATGCTCCGTTTTTATTTGAAACGAATGTTGGTGCGGGATTGCCAATTATTGATACCGTTAAAAACTTAATTGCTTCTGGCGATAAAGTGCATAAAATTCAGGCGGTTTTATCAGGAAGTCTGAACTTTATTTTCAACAATTTTGACGAAAATAATTCTTTCCACGATGTAGTAAAAGAAGCTGGAGTTCAGGGATTCACAGAACCAGATCCGAAAATCGACTTAAGCGGGATCGACGTAGCGCGTAAAATCCTGATTCTTATTCGCGAAAGCGGTTACGAAATGGATATTGACGCCATTGCAAACGAATCGTTTCTGCCTGCTGAATGCTTAGCAACAACAAACAACGATGACTTTTTTGCATCATTGATCAAACATTCGGCTCATTTTGAAAACATTTACAAAGAAGCTTTATCAAAAGATTCAAGACTGAAATACGTAGCGCAGTTCGAAAAAGGAAAAGCAAGCGTAGGGCTACAGTTTATCCCAAAAGATCATCCTTTCTATAACCTGGAAGGAAAAGACAATATCGTGCTTTTCTACACCGATCGTTACGTAGATCAGCCTTTATTGATCAAAGGTGCCGGAGCCGGTGCAGCTGTTACGGCTTCAGGGATTTTTGCAGATGTTATTAGAATTGGAAACATATAA
- the hutH gene encoding histidine ammonia-lyase has protein sequence MREIHYISTETITLETLQEILSHDKALELSEEAKVNVQKCRDYLDKKMASHSEPIYGINTGFGSLYSVKISNENLSKLQENLVKSHACGTGEEVPAEIVKLMLLLKIQSLSYGHSGIQLQTLNRLVDFYNNDILPVIYTQGSLGASGDLAPLAHLSLPLIGEGEVYFEGKKMASAEVLKHFNWEPIVLQSKEGLALLNGTQFMGAYGVHILIKAYKYSYLADLIGTISLEAFDGRIEPFNELIHFIRPHKGQIVTAQRINEFLEGSEIITQQKKHVQDPYSFRCMPQVHGASKDAIDYVRKVFKTEINSVTDNPNIFIESDQIISGGNFHGQPLALALDFMAIALAELGSISERRTYQLISGLRNLPAFLVDNPGLNSGFMIPQYTAASIASQNKQLATPSSVDSIVSSNGQEDHVSMGANGATKALKVMDNLERILAIELLNASQAIAYREPLKSSDFIEMFLSSYREIVPLVKEDRILHYDIEKTILFLNSFQIENDLLTMA, from the coding sequence ATGAGGGAAATCCATTATATTAGTACTGAAACTATAACTTTAGAAACTTTGCAGGAAATTTTAAGTCACGATAAGGCATTAGAATTATCTGAAGAAGCCAAAGTAAATGTTCAGAAATGCCGGGATTATCTGGATAAAAAAATGGCCTCACATTCAGAACCTATTTATGGAATCAATACTGGTTTTGGGTCACTTTACAGTGTGAAAATTTCGAATGAAAACTTATCTAAACTTCAGGAAAACCTGGTGAAGTCACATGCCTGCGGAACCGGTGAAGAAGTTCCTGCTGAAATTGTAAAACTGATGCTGTTGCTGAAAATTCAGTCTCTGAGCTATGGACATTCGGGTATTCAGCTGCAGACATTAAACCGTCTGGTTGATTTTTATAATAATGATATTCTTCCTGTAATATATACTCAGGGTTCATTAGGGGCTTCTGGTGATTTGGCTCCTTTGGCACATCTGTCTTTACCTTTAATAGGAGAGGGCGAAGTTTATTTTGAAGGAAAAAAAATGGCTTCTGCTGAAGTTTTAAAGCATTTTAACTGGGAGCCGATTGTTTTGCAGTCAAAAGAAGGGTTGGCTTTATTGAACGGAACACAGTTTATGGGGGCTTATGGTGTTCATATATTGATTAAAGCCTATAAATATTCGTATCTGGCTGATTTAATCGGAACCATTTCGCTCGAAGCTTTTGATGGAAGAATTGAGCCGTTTAACGAATTGATACATTTTATACGCCCACATAAAGGTCAGATTGTAACCGCACAGCGAATAAATGAATTTTTAGAAGGAAGTGAAATTATTACGCAGCAAAAAAAACACGTTCAGGATCCGTATTCTTTCCGTTGTATGCCTCAGGTTCACGGTGCTTCAAAAGATGCGATTGATTATGTTCGAAAAGTATTCAAGACCGAAATTAATTCGGTTACAGACAATCCAAATATATTTATAGAATCCGATCAGATAATCTCTGGTGGAAATTTCCATGGGCAGCCTTTGGCTTTAGCCTTGGATTTTATGGCAATTGCTTTGGCGGAATTAGGAAGCATTTCTGAAAGAAGAACCTATCAGTTGATTTCAGGACTGCGAAATCTCCCTGCATTTTTAGTTGATAACCCGGGACTGAATTCAGGATTTATGATTCCGCAATACACAGCGGCAAGTATTGCAAGTCAGAACAAACAGTTAGCAACACCTTCAAGTGTTGATAGTATTGTTTCGAGCAACGGACAGGAAGATCATGTGAGCATGGGAGCAAATGGGGCAACAAAGGCCTTAAAGGTTATGGATAATTTAGAACGTATTCTGGCAATCGAATTGTTGAATGCTTCGCAGGCAATTGCATACAGAGAGCCTTTGAAATCCAGTGATTTCATTGAAATGTTTTTAAGCAGTTACAGAGAAATTGTGCCTTTGGTTAAGGAAGACAGGATTTTACATTATGATATTGAGAAGACTATTTTGTTTCTAAATAGTTTCCAAATTGAAAACGATTTGTTAACAATGGCTTAA